In Camelus bactrianus isolate YW-2024 breed Bactrian camel chromosome 18, ASM4877302v1, whole genome shotgun sequence, one DNA window encodes the following:
- the SPSB3 gene encoding SPRY domain-containing SOCS box protein 3 isoform X2 → MPDWEAADCCEVWGRAAWLRSGILSTMARRPRSSRAWHFVLSAARRDADARAVALAGSTSWGYDSDGQHSDSDSDPEYSSLPSSIPSAVPVTGESFCDCDSQREAFCGSLHTAHRGRDCRCGEEDEYFDWVWDDLNKSSATLLSCDNRKVNFHMEYSCGTAAIRGTKELGEGQHFWEIKMTSPVYGTDMMVGIGTSDVDLDKYHHTFCSLLGRDEDSWGLSYTGLLHHKGDKMSFSSRFGQGSIIGVHLDTWHGTLTFFKNRKCIGVAATKLQNKRFYPMVCSTAAKSSMKVIRSCASITSLQYLCCYRLRQLRPDSGDTLEGLPLPPGLKQVLHHKLGWVLSMSCAHHQPPTPTPSPPADPSSPEPQRCQRKRCRRT, encoded by the exons ATGCCGGATTGGGAAGCAGCCGACTGCTGCGAGGTCTGGGGGCGCGCTGCCTGGCTTCGCAGCGGG ATCCTGTCCACCATGGCCAGGCGTCCCCGGAGCAGCAGAGCGTGGCACTTTGTCCTGAGCGCAGCCCGTCGAGACGCTGATGCCCGGGCTGTGGCTCTGGCAGGGTCCACCAGCTGGGGCTATGACTCTGATGGGCAG CACAGCGACTCGGATTCGGACCCTGAGTACTCGTCCCTGCCGTCGTCCATCCCCAGCGCTGTGCCTGTGACTGGGGAGTCCTTCTGCGACTGTGACAGTCAGAGAGAGGCCTTCTGTGGCAGCCTGCACACGGCCCACCGGGGCAGGGACTGCCGCTGCGGGGAGGAGGACGAGT ACTTTGATTGGGTCTGGGACGACCTGAACAAGTCCTCAGCCACCCTGCTGAGCTGCGACAACCGAAAGGTCAACTTCCACATGGAGTACAGCTGCGGCACTGCAGCCATTCGGGGCAccaaggagctgggggagggccaGCACTTTTGGGAGATCAAGATGACCTCCCCCGTCTATGGCACCGACATG ATGGTGGGCATCGGGACGTCGGACGTGGACCTGGACAAGTACCACCACACATTCTGCAGCCTGCTCGGCAGGGATGAGGACAGCTGGGGCCTCTCCTACACAG GGCTCCTCCACCACAAGGGTGACAAGATGAGCTTCTCCTCACGGTTCGGCCAAGGCTCCATCATCGGCGTGCACCTGGACACCTGGCATGGGACGCTCACCTTTTTTAAGAACAGGAAGTGCATAG GAGTGGCGGCTACCAAGCTGCAGAACAAGAGGTTCTACCCAATGGTGTGCTCCACCGCAGCCAAGAGCAGCATGAAGGTGATCCGCTCCTGCGCCAGCATCACCTCCCTGCAGTACCTGTGCTGCTACCGCCTGCGCCAGCTTCGGCCTGACTCCGGGGACACGCTCGAGGGCCTGCCCCTGCCGCCTGGCCTCAAGCAGGTGCTGCACCACAAGCTGGGCTGGGTCCTGAGCATGAGCTGTGCCCACCACCAGCCTCCCACACCCACACCCTCACCCCCGGCCGATCCCAGCAGCCCCGAGCCCCAGCGCTGCCAGAGGAAGCGCTGCCGAAGGACCTAG
- the NUBP2 gene encoding cytosolic Fe-S cluster assembly factor NUBP2 isoform X1, which produces MEAAVEPGNLAGVRHIILVLSGKGGVGKSTISTELALALRHAGKKVGILDVDLCGPSIPHMLKVQGQAVHQCDGGWVPVFVDQAQSISLMSVGFLLEKPDEAVVWRGPKKNALIKQFVSDVAWGQLDYLVVDTPPGTSDEHMAAVDALRPFSPLGALVVTTPQAVSVGDVRRELTFCRKVGLRVIGIVENMSGFVCPHCAECTNVFSRGGGEELARHAGVPFLGSVPLDPKLTRSLEEGRDFIQEFPSSPAFPALSSIAEKILNETPI; this is translated from the exons ATGGAGGCGGCCGTGG AGCCCGGAAACCTGGCTGGCGTCCGACACATCATCCTCGTCCTCTCGGGAAAGGGGGGCGTCGGGAAAAGCACCATCTCCACGgagctggccctggccctgcgcCATGCGGGGAAGAAG GTGGGGATCCTCGACGTGGACCTGTGCGGCCCCAGCATCCCCCACATGCTCAAGGTGCAGGGCCAGGCTGTGCATCAGTGTGACGGAGGTTGGGTCCCAGTTTTCGTGGACCAGGCGCAGAGCATCTCTCTCATGTCCGTGGGCTTCCTGCTGGAGAAGCCAGATGAGGCTGTGGTGTGGAGGGGCCCCAAGAAGAACG CACTGATAAAGCAGTTTGTGTCTGATGTGGCCTGGGGGCAGCTGGACTACCTGGTTGTGGACACGCCCCCAGGGACCTCTGATGAGCATATGGCCGCCGTGGATGCCCTGCGCCCCTTCAGCCCCCTGGGGGCCCTCGTGGTCACCACACCCCAG GCAGTGTCCGTGGGGGATGTGAGGCGGGAGCTGACCTTCTGTAGGAAGGTGGGGTTGCGGGTGATTGGGATCGTGGAGAACATGAGCGGCTTCGTCTGCCCGCACTGCGCG GAGTGCACCAACGTCTTCTCCAGGGGAGGTGGTGAGGAGCTGGCCAGACACGCCGGAGTCCCCTTCCTGG GCTCTGTGCCCCTGGACCCCAAGCTCACAAGGAGCCTGGAGGAGGGCCGGGACTTCATCCAGGAGTTCCCCTCAAGCCCTGCGTTTCCCGCGCTCTCCTCCATAGCCGAGAAGATTCTAAATGAGACACCCATTTGA
- the SPSB3 gene encoding SPRY domain-containing SOCS box protein 3 isoform X3: MPDWEAADCCEILSTMARRPRSSRAWHFVLSAARRDADARAVALAGSTSWGYDSDGQHSDSDSDPEYSSLPSSIPSAVPVTGESFCDCDSQREAFCGSLHTAHRGRDCRCGEEDEYFDWVWDDLNKSSATLLSCDNRKVNFHMEYSCGTAAIRGTKELGEGQHFWEIKMTSPVYGTDMMVGIGTSDVDLDKYHHTFCSLLGRDEDSWGLSYTGLLHHKGDKMSFSSRFGQGSIIGVHLDTWHGTLTFFKNRKCIGVAATKLQNKRFYPMVCSTAAKSSMKVIRSCASITSLQYLCCYRLRQLRPDSGDTLEGLPLPPGLKQVLHHKLGWVLSMSCAHHQPPTPTPSPPADPSSPEPQRCQRKRCRRT; encoded by the exons ATGCCGGATTGGGAAGCAGCCGACTGCTGCGAG ATCCTGTCCACCATGGCCAGGCGTCCCCGGAGCAGCAGAGCGTGGCACTTTGTCCTGAGCGCAGCCCGTCGAGACGCTGATGCCCGGGCTGTGGCTCTGGCAGGGTCCACCAGCTGGGGCTATGACTCTGATGGGCAG CACAGCGACTCGGATTCGGACCCTGAGTACTCGTCCCTGCCGTCGTCCATCCCCAGCGCTGTGCCTGTGACTGGGGAGTCCTTCTGCGACTGTGACAGTCAGAGAGAGGCCTTCTGTGGCAGCCTGCACACGGCCCACCGGGGCAGGGACTGCCGCTGCGGGGAGGAGGACGAGT ACTTTGATTGGGTCTGGGACGACCTGAACAAGTCCTCAGCCACCCTGCTGAGCTGCGACAACCGAAAGGTCAACTTCCACATGGAGTACAGCTGCGGCACTGCAGCCATTCGGGGCAccaaggagctgggggagggccaGCACTTTTGGGAGATCAAGATGACCTCCCCCGTCTATGGCACCGACATG ATGGTGGGCATCGGGACGTCGGACGTGGACCTGGACAAGTACCACCACACATTCTGCAGCCTGCTCGGCAGGGATGAGGACAGCTGGGGCCTCTCCTACACAG GGCTCCTCCACCACAAGGGTGACAAGATGAGCTTCTCCTCACGGTTCGGCCAAGGCTCCATCATCGGCGTGCACCTGGACACCTGGCATGGGACGCTCACCTTTTTTAAGAACAGGAAGTGCATAG GAGTGGCGGCTACCAAGCTGCAGAACAAGAGGTTCTACCCAATGGTGTGCTCCACCGCAGCCAAGAGCAGCATGAAGGTGATCCGCTCCTGCGCCAGCATCACCTCCCTGCAGTACCTGTGCTGCTACCGCCTGCGCCAGCTTCGGCCTGACTCCGGGGACACGCTCGAGGGCCTGCCCCTGCCGCCTGGCCTCAAGCAGGTGCTGCACCACAAGCTGGGCTGGGTCCTGAGCATGAGCTGTGCCCACCACCAGCCTCCCACACCCACACCCTCACCCCCGGCCGATCCCAGCAGCCCCGAGCCCCAGCGCTGCCAGAGGAAGCGCTGCCGAAGGACCTAG
- the IGFALS gene encoding insulin-like growth factor-binding protein complex acid labile subunit: MGRWRDGKMGGWEDGGNGKMGDRPLLALRSAYSPPCTLKVLQGRCSPQPVPYAIFTLGAQCRCWQPGRRGLTKLGPAGLGWPVTRVLAAPAAGGEIQRAGAAGPSRRPPCSLPAACSARGMAPRKGGLALAVLLVSWAALGPRSLEGVEPGVPADTEGLQCPAVCVCGHDDYTDELSVFCSSRNLTQLPDGIPEGAKALWLDGNNFSSVPAAAFRNLSSLGFLNLQGSQLASLEPQALLGLPNLYHLHLERNQLRSLAAHTFLHTPGLASLGLNNNLLSRVDEGLFQGLAHLWDLNLGWNSLAVLPDTAFQGLANLRELVLAGNKLTYLQPSLFCGLGELRELDLSRNALRSVKANVFVKLPKLQKLYLDHNLIAAVAPGAFLGLKALRWLDLSHNRVGSLLEDTFPGLLGLHVLRLSHNALAGLRPRTFKDLHFLEELQLGYNRIRQLPEKVFEGLAQLEVLGLNNNQIQEIKVGAFLGLFNVAVMNLSRNCLRNLPEQVFQGLGKLHSLHLEGSCLGRVGLHTFAGLSGLRRLFLKDNSITAIDEQSLVGLAELLELDLTSNQLTHLPARLFQGLGKLEYLLLSRNRLSALSAEVLGPLQRTFWLDVSHNRLEALPEGVLSPLGRLRYLSLRNNSLRTFVPEPPGLERLWLEGNPWDCGCPLKALRALALQHPSIVPRFVRAMAEGDDDRQPPAYTYNNITCASPASVSGLDLRDISEDHFARC; encoded by the exons ATGGGAAGATGGAGGGATGGGAAGATGGGGGGATGGGAAGATGGGGGGAATGGGAAGATGGGGGACAGGCCCTTGTTGGCCCTCAGGTCTGCATACAGCCCACCTTGTACCCTGAAGGTGCTTCAGGGCAGATGCAGCCCCCAGCCTGTCCCCTATGCCATCTTCACCCTGGGGGCTCAGTGCCGATGCTGGCAGCCCGGCAGGAGAGGGTTAACGAAGCTGgggccagcagggctgggctggccgGTGACAAGGGTGCTGGCTGCCCCAGCAGCGGGTGGGGAAATCCAGAGGGCAGGAGCAGCTGGCCCCAGCAGACGCCCCCCCTGCTCGCTGCCTGCAGCCTGCTCTGCACGCGGGATGGCCCCAAGGAAAG GAGGCCTGGCCCTGGCGGTGCTGCTGGTCTCCTGGGCAGCGCTGGGCCCCCGCAGCCTGGAGGGAGTGGAGCCTGGGGTGCCAGCAGACACTGAGGGCCTGCAGTGCCCGGCAGTCTGCGTCTGCGGCCACGACGACTACACAGACGAGCTCAGCGTCTTCTGCAGCTCCCGGAACCTCACCCAGCTGCCCGACGGCATCCCAGAGGGCGCCAAGGCCCTGTGGCTGGATGGCAACAACTTCTCTTCCGTCCCCGCGGCGGCCTTCCGGAACCTGTCCAGCCTGGGCTTCCTCAACCTTCAGGGCAGCCAGCTGGCCAGCCTGGAGCCACAGGCGCTCCTGGGCCTGCCAAACCTGTACCATCTGCACCTGGAGCGGAACCAGCTGCGCAGCCTGGCGGCCCACACCTTCCTGCACACACCGGGCCTGGCCTCGCTCGGCCTCAACAACAACCTGCTAAGCCGGGTGGACGAGGGCCTCTTCCAGGGTCTGGCCCACCTCTGGGACCTCAACCTGGGCTGGAACAGCCTGGCCGTGCTGCCTGACACCGCGTTCCAGGGCCTGGCCAACCTGCGGGAGCTGGTGCTGGCGGGCAACAAGCTGACCTACCTGCAGCCCTCACTCTTCTGCGGCCTCGGTGAGCTCCGGGAGCTGGACCTGAGCAGGAACGCCCTGCGGAGCGTCAAGGCCAACGTCTTCGTCAAGCTGCCCAAACTCCAGAAGCTCTACCTGGACCACAACCTCATCGCGGCCGTGGCCCCAGGCGCCTTCCTGGGCCTGAAGGCGCTGCGCTGGCTGGACCTGTCGCACAACCGTGTGGGCAGCCTCCTGGAGGACACCTTCCCGGGCCTGCTGGGCCTGCACGTCCTGCGCCTCTCCCACAATGCCCTCGCGGGcttgcggccccgaaccttcaaAGACCTGCACTTCCTGGAGGAGCTGCAGCTGGGCTACAACCGCATCCGGCAGTTGCCCGAGAAGGTGTTCGAGGGCCTGGCCCAGCTGGAGGTGCTCGGGCTCAACAACAACCAAATCCAAGAGATTAAGGTGGGCGCCTTCCTGGGCCTCTTCAATGTGGCTGTCATGAACCTCTCTCGCAACTGCCTGCGGAACCTTCCGGAGCAGGTGTTCCAGGGCCTGGGCAAGCTGCACAGCCTGCACCTGGAGGGCAGCTGCCTGGGCCGAGTCGGCCTGCACACCTTCGCCGGCCTCTCAGGGCTGCGCCGGCTCTTCCTCAAGGACAACAGCATCACGGCCATTGACGAGCAGAGCCTGGTGGGGCTAGCCGAGCTCCTCGAGCTGGACCTCACCTCCAACCAGCTCACACACCTGCCCGCCCGGCTCTTCCAGGGCCTCGGCAAGCTGGAGTACCTCCTCCTCTCCCGGAACCGGCTGTCGGCGCTCTCGGCGGAAGTCCTGGGGCCCCTGCAGCGCACCTTCTGGCTGGACGTCTCCCACAACCGCCTGGAGGCGCTGCCTGAGGGCGTGCTCTCCCCCCTGGGGCGGCTGCGCTACCTCAGCCTCCGGAACAACTCGCTGCGGACCTTTGTGCCCGAGCCACCTGGCCTGGAGCGCCTGTGGCTTGAGGGCAACCCCTGGGACTGCGGCTGCCCCCTCAAGGCCCTGAGGGCCTTGGCCCTGCAGCACCCCAGCATCGTGCCCCGCTTTGTCCGGGCCATGGCGGAGGGGGACGATGACCGCCAACCGCCTGCCTACACCTACAACAACATCACCTGTGCCAGCCCCGCCAGCGTCTCAGGCCTCGACCTGCGTGACATCAGCGAAGACCACTTTGCTCGCTGCTGA
- the NUBP2 gene encoding cytosolic Fe-S cluster assembly factor NUBP2 isoform X2: protein MEAAVEPGNLAGVRHIILVLSGKGGVGKSTISTELALALRHAGKKVGILDVDLCGPSIPHMLKVQGQAVHQCDGGWVPVFVDQAQSISLMSVGFLLEKPDEAVVWRGPKKNALIKQFVSDVAWGQLDYLVVDTPPGTSDEHMAAVDALRPFSPLGALVVTTPQECTNVFSRGGGEELARHAGVPFLGSVPLDPKLTRSLEEGRDFIQEFPSSPAFPALSSIAEKILNETPI from the exons ATGGAGGCGGCCGTGG AGCCCGGAAACCTGGCTGGCGTCCGACACATCATCCTCGTCCTCTCGGGAAAGGGGGGCGTCGGGAAAAGCACCATCTCCACGgagctggccctggccctgcgcCATGCGGGGAAGAAG GTGGGGATCCTCGACGTGGACCTGTGCGGCCCCAGCATCCCCCACATGCTCAAGGTGCAGGGCCAGGCTGTGCATCAGTGTGACGGAGGTTGGGTCCCAGTTTTCGTGGACCAGGCGCAGAGCATCTCTCTCATGTCCGTGGGCTTCCTGCTGGAGAAGCCAGATGAGGCTGTGGTGTGGAGGGGCCCCAAGAAGAACG CACTGATAAAGCAGTTTGTGTCTGATGTGGCCTGGGGGCAGCTGGACTACCTGGTTGTGGACACGCCCCCAGGGACCTCTGATGAGCATATGGCCGCCGTGGATGCCCTGCGCCCCTTCAGCCCCCTGGGGGCCCTCGTGGTCACCACACCCCAG GAGTGCACCAACGTCTTCTCCAGGGGAGGTGGTGAGGAGCTGGCCAGACACGCCGGAGTCCCCTTCCTGG GCTCTGTGCCCCTGGACCCCAAGCTCACAAGGAGCCTGGAGGAGGGCCGGGACTTCATCCAGGAGTTCCCCTCAAGCCCTGCGTTTCCCGCGCTCTCCTCCATAGCCGAGAAGATTCTAAATGAGACACCCATTTGA
- the HAGH gene encoding hydroxyacylglutathione hydrolase, mitochondrial isoform X4, whose translation MKVESLPALTDNYMYLVIDDDTKEAAIVDPVQPQKVVETVRKYGVKLTTVLTTHHHWDHAGGNEKLVKLEPGLKVYGGDDRIGALTHRVTHLSTLQVGSLNVKCLSTPCHTSGHICYFVSKPNSSEPPAVFTGDTLFVAGCGKFYEGTADEMYKALLEVLGRLPPDTVGSAPSAARARECTVATNTPSTTSSLPATWSPAMPPSRRNWPGPRSLYRSGQLARRPSLRLLSVFLVSVDQERGHPEWRRSTALGSPRCRPPSQRSSPTTRS comes from the exons ATGAAGGTTGAGTCACTGCCTGCTCTGACTGATAACTACATGTACCTGGTCATCGATGATGACACCAAAGAGGCTGCCATTGTGGACCCGGTGCAGCCCCAGAAG GTTGTGGAAACAGTGAGAAAGTACGGAGTGAAGCTGACTACCGTGCTCACCACCCACCACCACTG GGACCACGCTGGCGGGAACGAGAAGCTGGTCAAGTTGGAGCCTGGGTTGAAGGTGTATGGGGGTGATGACCGGATTGGGGCCCTGACTCACAGGGTCACACACCTGTCCACACTGCAG GTGGGCTCACTCAATGTCAAGTGCCTGTCGACACCATGCCACACTTCCGGACACATCTGCTACTTTGTGAGCAAGCCCAACAGTTCCGAGCCCCCTGCCGTGTTCACAG GTGACACCTTGTTTGTGGCCGGATGCGGGAAGTTCTATGAAGGGACGGCGGATGAGATGTACAAAGCCCTGCTCGAGGTCCTGGGCCGGCTCCCTCCAGACACAGTAGGCAGCGCTCCGTCAGCTGCCcgagccag AGAGTGTACTGTGGCCACGAATACACCATCAACAACCTCAAGTTTGCCCGCCACGTGGAGCCCAGCAATGCCGCCATCCAGGAGAAACTGGCCTGGGCCAAG GAGTCTCTATAGGAGTGGACAGCTGGCCAGACGTCCCAGTTTGCGTCTTCTCTCCGTCTTCCTGGTCAGTGTTGATCAGGAGCGAGGCCATCCTGAGTGGAG GAGAAGTACAGCGCTGGGGAGCCCACGGTGCCGTCCACCATCGCAGAGGagttcacctacaacccgttcatgA
- the HAGH gene encoding hydroxyacylglutathione hydrolase, mitochondrial isoform X3 has product MVLGCGLLGRRSLSALGAACARRGLGPALLGIFLHHTDFRKSLTVEQGTMKVESLPALTDNYMYLVIDDDTKEAAIVDPVQPQKVVETVRKYGVKLTTVLTTHHHWDHAGGNEKLVKLEPGLKVYGGDDRIGALTHRVTHLSTLQVGSLNVKCLSTPCHTSGHICYFVSKPNSSEPPAVFTGDTLFVAGCGKFYEGTADEMYKALLEVLGRLPPDTVGSAPSAARARECTVATNTPSTTSSLPATWSPAMPPSRRNWPGPRRSTALGSPRCRPPSQRSSPTTRS; this is encoded by the exons GTCCAGCCTTGCTGGGAATCTTTCTCCATCACACGGATTTCAGGAAGAGCTTGACTGTGGAACAGGGCACCATGAAGGTTGAGTCACTGCCTGCTCTGACTGATAACTACATGTACCTGGTCATCGATGATGACACCAAAGAGGCTGCCATTGTGGACCCGGTGCAGCCCCAGAAG GTTGTGGAAACAGTGAGAAAGTACGGAGTGAAGCTGACTACCGTGCTCACCACCCACCACCACTG GGACCACGCTGGCGGGAACGAGAAGCTGGTCAAGTTGGAGCCTGGGTTGAAGGTGTATGGGGGTGATGACCGGATTGGGGCCCTGACTCACAGGGTCACACACCTGTCCACACTGCAG GTGGGCTCACTCAATGTCAAGTGCCTGTCGACACCATGCCACACTTCCGGACACATCTGCTACTTTGTGAGCAAGCCCAACAGTTCCGAGCCCCCTGCCGTGTTCACAG GTGACACCTTGTTTGTGGCCGGATGCGGGAAGTTCTATGAAGGGACGGCGGATGAGATGTACAAAGCCCTGCTCGAGGTCCTGGGCCGGCTCCCTCCAGACACAGTAGGCAGCGCTCCGTCAGCTGCCcgagccag AGAGTGTACTGTGGCCACGAATACACCATCAACAACCTCAAGTTTGCCCGCCACGTGGAGCCCAGCAATGCCGCCATCCAGGAGAAACTGGCCTGGGCCAAG GAGAAGTACAGCGCTGGGGAGCCCACGGTGCCGTCCACCATCGCAGAGGagttcacctacaacccgttcatgA
- the HAGH gene encoding hydroxyacylglutathione hydrolase, mitochondrial isoform X1, whose translation MVLGCGLLGRRSLSALGAACARRGLGPALLGIFLHHTDFRKSLTVEQGTMKVESLPALTDNYMYLVIDDDTKEAAIVDPVQPQKVVETVRKYGVKLTTVLTTHHHWDHAGGNEKLVKLEPGLKVYGGDDRIGALTHRVTHLSTLQVGSLNVKCLSTPCHTSGHICYFVSKPNSSEPPAVFTGDTLFVAGCGKFYEGTADEMYKALLEVLGRLPPDTVGSAPSAARARECTVATNTPSTTSSLPATWSPAMPPSRRNWPGPRSLYRSGQLARRPSLRLLSVFLVSVDQERGHPEWRRSTALGSPRCRPPSQRSSPTTRS comes from the exons GTCCAGCCTTGCTGGGAATCTTTCTCCATCACACGGATTTCAGGAAGAGCTTGACTGTGGAACAGGGCACCATGAAGGTTGAGTCACTGCCTGCTCTGACTGATAACTACATGTACCTGGTCATCGATGATGACACCAAAGAGGCTGCCATTGTGGACCCGGTGCAGCCCCAGAAG GTTGTGGAAACAGTGAGAAAGTACGGAGTGAAGCTGACTACCGTGCTCACCACCCACCACCACTG GGACCACGCTGGCGGGAACGAGAAGCTGGTCAAGTTGGAGCCTGGGTTGAAGGTGTATGGGGGTGATGACCGGATTGGGGCCCTGACTCACAGGGTCACACACCTGTCCACACTGCAG GTGGGCTCACTCAATGTCAAGTGCCTGTCGACACCATGCCACACTTCCGGACACATCTGCTACTTTGTGAGCAAGCCCAACAGTTCCGAGCCCCCTGCCGTGTTCACAG GTGACACCTTGTTTGTGGCCGGATGCGGGAAGTTCTATGAAGGGACGGCGGATGAGATGTACAAAGCCCTGCTCGAGGTCCTGGGCCGGCTCCCTCCAGACACAGTAGGCAGCGCTCCGTCAGCTGCCcgagccag AGAGTGTACTGTGGCCACGAATACACCATCAACAACCTCAAGTTTGCCCGCCACGTGGAGCCCAGCAATGCCGCCATCCAGGAGAAACTGGCCTGGGCCAAG GAGTCTCTATAGGAGTGGACAGCTGGCCAGACGTCCCAGTTTGCGTCTTCTCTCCGTCTTCCTGGTCAGTGTTGATCAGGAGCGAGGCCATCCTGAGTGGAG GAGAAGTACAGCGCTGGGGAGCCCACGGTGCCGTCCACCATCGCAGAGGagttcacctacaacccgttcatgA
- the HAGH gene encoding hydroxyacylglutathione hydrolase, mitochondrial isoform X2: protein MVLGCGLLGRRSLSALGAACARRGLGPALLGIFLHHTDFRKSLTVEQGTMKVESLPALTDNYMYLVIDDDTKEAAIVDPVQPQKVVETVRKYGVKLTTVLTTHHHWDHAGGNEKLVKLEPGLKVYGGDDRIGALTHRVTHLSTLQVGSLNVKCLSTPCHTSGHICYFVSKPNSSEPPAVFTGDTLFVAGCGKFYEGTADEMYKALLEVLGRLPPDTRVYCGHEYTINNLKFARHVEPSNAAIQEKLAWAKEKYSAGEPTVPSTIAEEFTYNPFMRVREKTVQQHAGETDPVTTMRAIRKEKDHFKVPRD from the exons GTCCAGCCTTGCTGGGAATCTTTCTCCATCACACGGATTTCAGGAAGAGCTTGACTGTGGAACAGGGCACCATGAAGGTTGAGTCACTGCCTGCTCTGACTGATAACTACATGTACCTGGTCATCGATGATGACACCAAAGAGGCTGCCATTGTGGACCCGGTGCAGCCCCAGAAG GTTGTGGAAACAGTGAGAAAGTACGGAGTGAAGCTGACTACCGTGCTCACCACCCACCACCACTG GGACCACGCTGGCGGGAACGAGAAGCTGGTCAAGTTGGAGCCTGGGTTGAAGGTGTATGGGGGTGATGACCGGATTGGGGCCCTGACTCACAGGGTCACACACCTGTCCACACTGCAG GTGGGCTCACTCAATGTCAAGTGCCTGTCGACACCATGCCACACTTCCGGACACATCTGCTACTTTGTGAGCAAGCCCAACAGTTCCGAGCCCCCTGCCGTGTTCACAG GTGACACCTTGTTTGTGGCCGGATGCGGGAAGTTCTATGAAGGGACGGCGGATGAGATGTACAAAGCCCTGCTCGAGGTCCTGGGCCGGCTCCCTCCAGACACA AGAGTGTACTGTGGCCACGAATACACCATCAACAACCTCAAGTTTGCCCGCCACGTGGAGCCCAGCAATGCCGCCATCCAGGAGAAACTGGCCTGGGCCAAG GAGAAGTACAGCGCTGGGGAGCCCACGGTGCCGTCCACCATCGCAGAGGagttcacctacaacccgttcatgAGAGTGAG GGAGAAGACGGTGCAGCAGCACGCGGGTGAGACGGACCCCGTGACCACCATGAGAGCCATCCGCAAAGAGAAGGACCATTTCAAGGTGCCCCGGGACTGA
- the SPSB3 gene encoding SPRY domain-containing SOCS box protein 3 isoform X1, with amino-acid sequence MRCGGGDCLRLAREQKVGHGQPRRSAAAAGRLQILSTMARRPRSSRAWHFVLSAARRDADARAVALAGSTSWGYDSDGQHSDSDSDPEYSSLPSSIPSAVPVTGESFCDCDSQREAFCGSLHTAHRGRDCRCGEEDEYFDWVWDDLNKSSATLLSCDNRKVNFHMEYSCGTAAIRGTKELGEGQHFWEIKMTSPVYGTDMMVGIGTSDVDLDKYHHTFCSLLGRDEDSWGLSYTGLLHHKGDKMSFSSRFGQGSIIGVHLDTWHGTLTFFKNRKCIGVAATKLQNKRFYPMVCSTAAKSSMKVIRSCASITSLQYLCCYRLRQLRPDSGDTLEGLPLPPGLKQVLHHKLGWVLSMSCAHHQPPTPTPSPPADPSSPEPQRCQRKRCRRT; translated from the exons ATGCGGTGCGGGGGCGGGGATTGTTTACGTCTCGCTCGGGAGCAGAAAGTAGGTCACGGCCAGCCCCGGCGCAgcgcggcggcggcagggcggcTGCAG ATCCTGTCCACCATGGCCAGGCGTCCCCGGAGCAGCAGAGCGTGGCACTTTGTCCTGAGCGCAGCCCGTCGAGACGCTGATGCCCGGGCTGTGGCTCTGGCAGGGTCCACCAGCTGGGGCTATGACTCTGATGGGCAG CACAGCGACTCGGATTCGGACCCTGAGTACTCGTCCCTGCCGTCGTCCATCCCCAGCGCTGTGCCTGTGACTGGGGAGTCCTTCTGCGACTGTGACAGTCAGAGAGAGGCCTTCTGTGGCAGCCTGCACACGGCCCACCGGGGCAGGGACTGCCGCTGCGGGGAGGAGGACGAGT ACTTTGATTGGGTCTGGGACGACCTGAACAAGTCCTCAGCCACCCTGCTGAGCTGCGACAACCGAAAGGTCAACTTCCACATGGAGTACAGCTGCGGCACTGCAGCCATTCGGGGCAccaaggagctgggggagggccaGCACTTTTGGGAGATCAAGATGACCTCCCCCGTCTATGGCACCGACATG ATGGTGGGCATCGGGACGTCGGACGTGGACCTGGACAAGTACCACCACACATTCTGCAGCCTGCTCGGCAGGGATGAGGACAGCTGGGGCCTCTCCTACACAG GGCTCCTCCACCACAAGGGTGACAAGATGAGCTTCTCCTCACGGTTCGGCCAAGGCTCCATCATCGGCGTGCACCTGGACACCTGGCATGGGACGCTCACCTTTTTTAAGAACAGGAAGTGCATAG GAGTGGCGGCTACCAAGCTGCAGAACAAGAGGTTCTACCCAATGGTGTGCTCCACCGCAGCCAAGAGCAGCATGAAGGTGATCCGCTCCTGCGCCAGCATCACCTCCCTGCAGTACCTGTGCTGCTACCGCCTGCGCCAGCTTCGGCCTGACTCCGGGGACACGCTCGAGGGCCTGCCCCTGCCGCCTGGCCTCAAGCAGGTGCTGCACCACAAGCTGGGCTGGGTCCTGAGCATGAGCTGTGCCCACCACCAGCCTCCCACACCCACACCCTCACCCCCGGCCGATCCCAGCAGCCCCGAGCCCCAGCGCTGCCAGAGGAAGCGCTGCCGAAGGACCTAG